DNA from Aggregatimonas sangjinii:
ATGACAAAAATTTCCATGGGATGGGATTTCACGCTATTGGAATAGATAAAAGGTTGGGAGACAAAATTGTCGAGTAATTGACCGATGGTGACACCAATCAGTACGTAACCGACAAGTAGTAGAATATCTTGTGAAAAATCCATATTGATATGGGAAGTTATCGTCAGTACAATCATCAAGGCAGCGCCGATTAAAGGTCCGATATAGGGTAAAATATTGAATAATGCACAAAAAAAAGCTACGATCAAAGCATTTTCAGTTCCTACTAGCAAGAGCGTAGCCGAATAAATAACGAAAAGAATGGCTATCTGAACCAGCAGCCCCAGAAAATATCGCGAAAGGAGATTTTTGATTTTGTCAATTGAATTTAGGGTTCGTTCCAAATGTTTTTCGGGCATCATCGCTAGTATGAACTGTTGAAATGAACTCTTGTCCTTCAGCATGAAAAAAGTCATGAAAATGATGGAAAATAGCCCTACGCTTAGTTCGGTCGATAATTTAAGAAGAGCATCAAAAAGCGTGGGTACGGCAGCGGTGGCAAACTCCTTGGACACATTCTGCTCAATTTCGCTATCTGCCATCAAATCTTTTATAGTATCCTTTGAAGTGCCCAGATATTCCGAAAATTTTGCATATAGTTTATCTAGTTCCAGTTGAATGTTGTGATAGTCCACAAGAGCCAGATTTTTGCCCTGCTCCGTCAACATCGGCACAAATAGGATAACCAGTCCGACCAAAAGCAAAAAAATGAAAAATACGGTTATCAACGCCGCGAGGGTCTTCGATACTTTGAGTCTGGTCACAAAGAAGTTGACCATTGGTCTGCCCAATAAGGCCAATACCCCTGCAGCAAGCAGATATAATATTAGTGATTGTACTTTATAGAGAATAACGAGTAGAACCGCAATGGTCAGAAAGAAGCCTATGGCCTTGATAATGCCTTTGGCTATCGTAAGTGATTTCATAATGCCGTACTTATTTATTCGTGTAGATGACCACTTGTCTCAAAGAATAGAATTTACCTATTCGGAAAGAATAGTAATGTGCGTTTAATGGACAGCTCTCGGCGAAGATTGCAATTGACCTACAATGGTCTTAGCTTTTTCAATTTTTTTTATGACTTAAGTGAATATTAGCTAAAAAATCAGGTAAATAAGGAAATTTGAGGGCTATATGTTTCGTGCAGAAATTAGCTTTGTTTCTAGCGCTGTACGCTTTTCGCTCGAGACCAACTAAATGGAGAGAAACAAGGATTACCTATTGATTTAGAAAACAGGGAATCATCATCATCACCAAAAGGGCACGCGTCTTTATGGATTATAGGAACAAGTTTAATACCTTGATTTCCATAGTGGTACGGGGCCAGATGGGGGCTCTAGCTTTTCTTTCCAATATTGGTTTTAGACGTACTCGGTCTACATGCCGTTGCGATTTTAGGGGAATACCGGCCAAATCTAATAAGGTTGAATAAAAATCACTACTGGTAACGGGGTAGTCTACTTATTTTCTAACGAATCCCAATAACGTCATGAGAGACGATGAAGATTAATTGTATGGCAAATTATAGGGTCAGAAGTATTAATTTCTAATTCTTTTAATATAGATGGCTTTAACTTAAATATGGAGAATACTACTTTTTTGCTATCTTTAATTTCAACGTGCTACACATCTTGATAAATTCTTACTCCTGAAAAACCGTTTAGCGTAATCAATGAAGAAACTATGAGCGATTCACCACTACTAGAGCAAGGATTTTTGGGTCAAAAAATGATCGTATTACCGAATACCATCAAAAAAAGACTTGCCGGGAATCAACTTACTCGCTCATTTTACATTACCGATATGGGATTCTACCCCAAAGCCCTTAATCACTTTCGAATACGTAAAAACGGGGCCCCGGAGTACATTTTTATCTACTGTATTGAAGGAAGTGGGATTATGAGAATAGATGGGGCGAGTATTCAGGTGGTGCCCAATTCTTTCTATATTATCCCTAAGAACACTTCACATTCTTATCGGGCGAACAAACACGACCCTTGGAGTATTTACTGGCTACACTTTGGCGGTGAGGGAGCCAAGAGATTGTACAAGCGGTATTCCCGTCAGAAGCGAATATCCGGTACGCTGCCTTTCGAGAACGAACGACTACTTTTATTCGATCAAATATTTCGCATGTTGCAAAGCGAATATACATCGACGCAACTAGAGTTCGCGAACATTTTAGGACTCAATTTCGTCAGTTCATTCGTTTACTGCGAAATTGACCAAAATGTACAAACTGATAACCGCAACAGTCTAGTCGATATGATAATTCAATTTTTAAACGATAATCTCGACAAGTCTTTTAAGACCGAGGATATCGCAAAACACTTTAATTATTCCTCTTCCTATCTCTTTAATATTTTTAAGAAAAGAACGGGATACTCGCTGATTCACTTCTTCAATCTAAAAAAGGTCCAGAAAGCTTGTGAATACCTTAAGTATACCGATTTGAGCGTGAAAGAAATAAGTTATAAAATGAGCTTTCAAGACCCTTTGTATTTCTCAAGAACATTTAAGAAATATATAGGAGTTCCACCAAGAACATACAGGCGCCAACAGCATAATTAAGAGGTGTGCTCATTGGAGGTAGCCATCTCCGAAGATTGGTCGCTTCATGCTTATTTTGACGAAATGGCAATTTAACCGCTCCGGAATTTAGAAATAGACAAGAAAAAACTGTTGTATTGAACTATTCGCAATAAATATAATAGTTTTGTCCATATATTAAATAGCATTGTCCATTTTCCTCCCATCGGATATCGCTAATATTGATATGGACTTTTTACCCAAAGGTGCATCAAAGTTTCCCCGAAAACTTAAACCTATTTTCTCACAACTAGCTCAATCACTACTTATGAACAGATTTTCAGCATCCCCTTACAAAAGAAATTTAGCTTTAATCTTATTTTTTTGGGCCCTTGTGGTTCAAGCGCAATCCAACATTTCGGGAACCGTGACCGATGCGGATACGAACAGCCCGTTACCAGGAGTAAATGTGGTGGCGGGTACTACCGGAGCCATAACCGATTTTGACGGCAACTATGAACTTAGCGTTCCCGAAGACATCACTATTCTTACGTTTTCATCTTTGGGATTTGCCACGCAAGAGGTGAATATCAATGGTCGCGCTGTAATAGATGTGATTATGGAACCCCAATCAGAAGCGCTAGACGAGGTCGTCATAGTGGGCTACGGTACGGTCAAGAAAAGTGATCTTACCGGATCGGTCTCTTCCATTGATGGGGATGCCGTAAAAGAACTTCCCGTTACATCTGTTGACCAAGCCATTCAAGCACGTGCGCCTGGCGTTCAAGTTGTACAGACCTCTGCCGCCCCGGGGGGTGGGGTTTCCGTGCGTATACGTGGGTCTAACTCCGTAAATAGTGGTAGTGAACCTTTGTACGTTATAGATGGTTTCCCTATCTATCCCAACAATAACAATTTTAGTGCAGGAGGGAATAGGCAATCCTCCAACGTGCTGGCATCGATAAACCCTAACGATATTGAGTCAATAGAAGTACTTAAAGACGCATCGGCGACCGCCATATATGGTTCAAGGGGTTCGAATGGTGTGGTTTTGGTAACGACCAAGAGAGGTAAGGCAGGCCTTTCCAAAATAAATTATGAAGCTTCTTATTCGACCCAATCTGTAGCCAATACCGTCGATGTGCTCAATGGTAGTGAATTTGCCACTTATTTGAATACACTTGAAGTGAGTCAAGGCGGTGCGCCGATTTATTCACAGGCCGAAATAGATGCGTTTGGAGAAGGAACCAATTGGTTTAATGAGGTCACCCGCGTGGGAGCTATTCAAAATCATCAACTTACCTTTTCAGGAGGAAACGAATCGACAAGATACGCGGTATCGGGTAATTATTTCGAAAATGAAGGAATTATTAAGAATACCGATTTCACACGGTATGGGATTCGTTTAAATGTTGACAATACAGCCTTGAAAGACTTTCTCAATATTAGCTCAAGTTGGGCCTTTAATAGAGCTATTTCGAACAACGCGCCGACCGACAGGGGTGGTCCAGGGGGTATCATTATTACGGCATTGGGTCTAGACCCTACGGTTCCGGTGCGTGATGCAGACGGACAATATGCCTTGGCTTCCTACGACGGGCGCTTTGCCATCAATCCGTTACAGGAACTTGAGTTCGTGACCGATCAAGACATCACTAACCGTGTGCTTGGCAACACTGGCTTTACATTTAACTTAATGGAAGGGCTAAAGTTCAAGACCAGCTTGGGCGCGGATGTTTTCAACATCAGTAGAACCAGTTTTTTTCCTGTAGAGAACACTCGCCTAGGTAGGGATAATTCGGGAGAATTGACTTTGGCCAGTACCAGTCTTTTCAACATCCTGAACGAAAATATTCTGTCCTACAATAAGGAAATCGACAAGCATTTTGTGGATGTAGTTGCGGGGTACACTTATCAAAATGAGGTTCGCCGTTTTACTCAAACAACGACAAGGGGCATTACCGCGGCCACCGTAGATCAAGCCACCTTGCAAGGAGGTCCGGATATTCAATCGCCTACCTCAGGTCGAAACGAATGGACGCTTGCCTCAATCTTGGGAAGGGTAAATTACATATACGATAATCGCTATTTGGCTACGGTAACTTTCCGTCGTGATGGTTCCTCGCGCTTTGGTAGCGAGAACAAATGGGCCAACTTCCCTTCCGTAGCATTGGGTTGGCGTATTTCTAACGAAGGTTTTTTCAAGGATTCAGGGTTGACCGATGTCATCAACAATATTAAATTACGGGGTAGCTGGGGTCTTACGGGAAACTCTGAAATACCCGTATACAACTCTTTGGCGAATTTGACGGAATTCAATTATGTAGTAGGCGATAATCTCGTTTTAGGTTTGGCCGATCAACGCTTACAGAATTCCGATTTGAAATGGGAATCGACTACGATGACCAATATCGGCCTCGATATGTCGTTTTTCAATAGTCGTATGAATTTGACGTTGGATTACTTTTATAATTTGACTGAAGACTTGTTATTGGATGTATCGTTGCCCAGTAGTTTAGGCTTTAGCTCCATACTCAAAAATTCCGGATCACTTGAGAACAAAGGTTTTGAAGTTAGCTTGGACGGGTTCGTCATCGACGGTGAAAATTTCAAGTGGAACATTGCAGGTAATTTTTCCATACTTCGAAACGAATTGACCGATCTCGGAAGCAGCACACCCTTCTTTGCTGATAGTCCAAGCGGGCACTTGGGAATTGATGGCAGTTGGGTAGAAGCAGGCAATCCCATTGGTGTCTGGAGAGGATTTGATTATATCGGTATATTTCAAACACAGGAAGAAATCGACAACAATCCATCCAGGTCAGGTGATTTACCGGGATATCCGAGATATCGGGATGTTAACGGAGATGGAGATATAACACCTGACGATTACGTCATTATCGGTGATCCCAATCCGGGTTTTACATGGGGGCTTAATTCATCGATAACCTACAAGAATTTTGACATGAGTATCTTTTTCAGAGGTGTTCACGATTTTGAAATCCGGAATCTTCAAGCTTCGGAAATTGGTGATGGTGTACAGAAAATCAACCAAATCAGCACTATTTTAAGCGATTCCTGGACACCTAGTAATACGGGCGCTTCGAGACCCGTAATTAATGGCAACCGCGATTTTGCCAACTCGTACCGTGACTCTGATTATTTCATTGAGGACGGTACATTTATAAGACTTCAGAATATTGCTTTGGGCTATACATTGCGCAACATAAATTTTTTAAGCAGCGCACGAATTTTTGTAAGTGGACAAAATCTTCTGACGATAACCGATTACAGCGGATTTGATCCCGAGGTAAATAACAGCGGGCAGGGAAATCTCAACCGTGGCGATGATTACGATGCTTATCCTAGAGCGAGAACATTGACTTTAGGAGTGAATCTAGAATTTTAATATCTTTAATAAAAAAAGTTATGAAAACAATTAATTTTAAATCTTTAATCACCTTATGCAGTTTGGTGTTTTTCCTAGCTTTAGGATGCTCCGATCTTGAGGAAAATCCTGATTTCACCACACAGGACAATTTTTTTAATACCGCAGAACAACTTGAGCTCGGTGTAAACGCGGTTTATGATGGTATCGGATTCGGTACACAGTGGTTCAACCATTTTTATAATCGTTACGTATTTGAAAGCCGTGTAGGTTATCAAGTTGGCTGGGAAAAGGGCCCTTTGGATTTTCAGAACGGAAACGTGAATCCCGGTGACGATTATATCAACGCGTATTGGACCATTTCCTATGATCATATCAATCGTGCCAATTCGGTTATCCAAAAGGCCGATGAATTGAAGGAAGAAGGTGTGCCCAATCAAGCGCTGGTTGACCGTGTCAAAGCAGAAGCTATGTTCTTAAGGGCTTTTTATTACTACAACCTAGTACGTTATTTTGATGATATTCCCGTGACCACAACGCGAACAGAAAGTGACCAAGATCTTCCTTCAAACGAAAATGGAAAGCAGGTCTCGCTAGATTTGATAATTTCGGATCTATCTATGGCTGCCGAGTTACTTCCGGAATCTTATGATGCTTCCAATGTTGGAAGGGCGACCAAGTGGGCGGCTATGGCACTTTTGGTCAAAGGACATCTCCAAGCTGAAAATTGGAACGAGGCCAGAACAGTCGCTGAAACCATTGTAAATGAGAGTGGTCTCACCTTGTTTGAAAATTTTGAGGATACTTTCGCCGTCGCAACGGAAAATACCGGT
Protein-coding regions in this window:
- a CDS encoding RagB/SusD family nutrient uptake outer membrane protein, which encodes MKTINFKSLITLCSLVFFLALGCSDLEENPDFTTQDNFFNTAEQLELGVNAVYDGIGFGTQWFNHFYNRYVFESRVGYQVGWEKGPLDFQNGNVNPGDDYINAYWTISYDHINRANSVIQKADELKEEGVPNQALVDRVKAEAMFLRAFYYYNLVRYFDDIPVTTTRTESDQDLPSNENGKQVSLDLIISDLSMAAELLPESYDASNVGRATKWAAMALLVKGHLQAENWNEARTVAETIVNESGLTLFENFEDTFAVATENTGPRIFEAQVSGGANANEAQNAHQHFIPGDLPNDQGGVGWHWLNATQAYRAKFDPTDRRIPGTFITEYTTTRIGEKSDGELPTVTWSADAPYNLSRFGGMVSADADPDNPDDLVFSAAWSAKYTEVGISNATLSEKNTVYLRLADVLLGHSEAANESGSGDAYFGINTVRERAGLPALSGLSQDELRDAIVNERVLEFGFECEIYPELKRKSTFGGSPDYLGEYIQEFIDTYDVDRTLSPRDYVLPIPLNEVLGNPNVTQNPLY
- a CDS encoding AraC family transcriptional regulator, which translates into the protein MSDSPLLEQGFLGQKMIVLPNTIKKRLAGNQLTRSFYITDMGFYPKALNHFRIRKNGAPEYIFIYCIEGSGIMRIDGASIQVVPNSFYIIPKNTSHSYRANKHDPWSIYWLHFGGEGAKRLYKRYSRQKRISGTLPFENERLLLFDQIFRMLQSEYTSTQLEFANILGLNFVSSFVYCEIDQNVQTDNRNSLVDMIIQFLNDNLDKSFKTEDIAKHFNYSSSYLFNIFKKRTGYSLIHFFNLKKVQKACEYLKYTDLSVKEISYKMSFQDPLYFSRTFKKYIGVPPRTYRRQQHN
- a CDS encoding AI-2E family transporter, with translation MKSLTIAKGIIKAIGFFLTIAVLLVILYKVQSLILYLLAAGVLALLGRPMVNFFVTRLKVSKTLAALITVFFIFLLLVGLVILFVPMLTEQGKNLALVDYHNIQLELDKLYAKFSEYLGTSKDTIKDLMADSEIEQNVSKEFATAAVPTLFDALLKLSTELSVGLFSIIFMTFFMLKDKSSFQQFILAMMPEKHLERTLNSIDKIKNLLSRYFLGLLVQIAILFVIYSATLLLVGTENALIVAFFCALFNILPYIGPLIGAALMIVLTITSHINMDFSQDILLLVGYVLIGVTIGQLLDNFVSQPFIYSNSVKSHPMEIFVIIIAIGLIFGIPGMIIAVPGYAVIKVIVKEFFRYNRFVRFWTKGI
- a CDS encoding SusC/RagA family TonB-linked outer membrane protein: MNRFSASPYKRNLALILFFWALVVQAQSNISGTVTDADTNSPLPGVNVVAGTTGAITDFDGNYELSVPEDITILTFSSLGFATQEVNINGRAVIDVIMEPQSEALDEVVIVGYGTVKKSDLTGSVSSIDGDAVKELPVTSVDQAIQARAPGVQVVQTSAAPGGGVSVRIRGSNSVNSGSEPLYVIDGFPIYPNNNNFSAGGNRQSSNVLASINPNDIESIEVLKDASATAIYGSRGSNGVVLVTTKRGKAGLSKINYEASYSTQSVANTVDVLNGSEFATYLNTLEVSQGGAPIYSQAEIDAFGEGTNWFNEVTRVGAIQNHQLTFSGGNESTRYAVSGNYFENEGIIKNTDFTRYGIRLNVDNTALKDFLNISSSWAFNRAISNNAPTDRGGPGGIIITALGLDPTVPVRDADGQYALASYDGRFAINPLQELEFVTDQDITNRVLGNTGFTFNLMEGLKFKTSLGADVFNISRTSFFPVENTRLGRDNSGELTLASTSLFNILNENILSYNKEIDKHFVDVVAGYTYQNEVRRFTQTTTRGITAATVDQATLQGGPDIQSPTSGRNEWTLASILGRVNYIYDNRYLATVTFRRDGSSRFGSENKWANFPSVALGWRISNEGFFKDSGLTDVINNIKLRGSWGLTGNSEIPVYNSLANLTEFNYVVGDNLVLGLADQRLQNSDLKWESTTMTNIGLDMSFFNSRMNLTLDYFYNLTEDLLLDVSLPSSLGFSSILKNSGSLENKGFEVSLDGFVIDGENFKWNIAGNFSILRNELTDLGSSTPFFADSPSGHLGIDGSWVEAGNPIGVWRGFDYIGIFQTQEEIDNNPSRSGDLPGYPRYRDVNGDGDITPDDYVIIGDPNPGFTWGLNSSITYKNFDMSIFFRGVHDFEIRNLQASEIGDGVQKINQISTILSDSWTPSNTGASRPVINGNRDFANSYRDSDYFIEDGTFIRLQNIALGYTLRNINFLSSARIFVSGQNLLTITDYSGFDPEVNNSGQGNLNRGDDYDAYPRARTLTLGVNLEF